The genome window TGCTGTGGGTGTCACTGGGGTTAAAGATGGCAACAAGCCATGCTGGTGTAATGTTCTTGTGGTATGCACTTTACTGTAGATGTGGCACGTCATTTCGGGGCAGTAGTCTTGCTCGGGAAAGATCGTAGAATAAAACGAAACTGGAAATGAGACTCGATCACCTCATCCAGTCATAAACGTCCTTCTCTGTAATAGACTTGATTTCTTCTCTGCCATCTACACTGCCCGGTCTTTCGACACCTCTGCTTGTTACCACCCTTGATGACTGCATCCTGAACTGATCCGAGGTCATCCTACTTTGTCCTCCAGGGACGTCCTGTAAGAGTTGATGAGAGGTCCTCTCCACGAATGTCCTACTGGCCCCTTGAGCTCCGTACGGGAGGTCTGGGATATCAAAGGTCACGTCACTTCTTGCGTCGTCTGTGTCAAAATCGCTGAACCCAGGTTCGGCAGGATGTGCTGTTAGCCTTTCGACAACTGGTAGGTAACTGTCTACAGAATCACGTCGACCTTCCATGATTGGTATGTCTTCCATGAATTCCGATGTTGCTCGATCTATAATGCTTCGTCCAGTCGTCATGGTATCCGAGCTCGCTATGGACTCACGCTCCAAACGTGAAAAGTCAACGTCGATTTCTGTCATGGACCTCATGTCAAAGTCCGGGATTGAGTTTGAGCGATACGACTCTGGAAGTGAGCGTAGGTCTGCCGGAATTGCTGTACCCAGTACAGGGGGCAACGATGACTTTCTCCGCGGTAACTGATCAGAATTTTTGCGGTACCTCGGCGGCCTAAGTTCTGGCTGTATCGGCGGGTACACATAATCAGGATATGTCAACACTCTGATGATGATATCCCATGTTCGGCTATCGAACAACGTCTCGTACCTAACGTCATGTGTGACTCGGTAGTATTCTTCTACAGTTGTTGCTTCGTGGATGAGGGTCCTGAATACAGTGTCCTCAGTAATTATAGTACGCCATTTCTCTCTTACGTCCGGCGTGAGCTCATCCACTCCCTCTATCGTCGGTGGTGATAATACGCGTACAAGGACGTCCCACTGTGGCAAGGGGGTAGATGTGATGGACGCGACAGAAGGCTTCGGCGGCTGTTGGTAATGTAGCGTTGACGTTTCCTCAAGGGTCCTCGTTATATCTCTTATATCTGTAGTTGAAGTCGCATTGATGACATCAGTGGTCTCGTAGGTAGTTGTGGTAAGTGGACCTCGAGCTGTCCCTGGCGGCGGTGATGGCATGGGCGATGTCGAAGAAGGACGACCCGTGGCTTCGCCACTGGTCGGTGGGTAGTGGCGTATGGTAACGTCCAACTGCGGTGGGCTTTCTGGCGGGCTTTGTGGTGGGCTCTGTGGTATTTTCATCAACTGTTCTGTTGTATCCCTCGTTCTCTTCACTACGTGCTCGGTAGCAACAGTTTCGTGCTCTGTTGTGACGAACACTTCATCGATGTTTTGAACTGTGATTTTGGGCTTACGAGGCACGATGGTCATTTCTGGTATGGCAGTGATTTCTGACATGGATGTGTCAGGTATTTCTGACTCTGGTGGAGGACTTGAAGGTGGCGGTGGTGACGCTGGCGGTGGCGGCGGTCGGTGAAGAACAGCTCTCCTTCTCTTCGTGATGTCCTCTTGAACCTCCGTGAGGTTCTGTGTATTGATGAGATAGTCAGTGAGCGTTTGTGTGGTGAGCTTAGGTCTTTTCTCGTACGGCCTCACGTCTGGCAGTGCTTCTAGCTCTGACTGTGAgcagatatcgttatctggaaTGCTGCCATAGATAGATGGTGCATAGGTCGATACTGAGGGTGGACGGGCAGTAGGTACAATCTCCATGATCTCAGAAGCTGCACGGTTGTCGTTATCAGGAATGCTACCGTATATTGAAGGTGGACGTGGTTCTTCCTTTCTGCGTAAGCGTGTCTGCACTGGAGGTGCAATGCGGTACGTGGTCGGTGGCCGGCCTTGTTCTAAACTGACGGCAGCGTAGCTCTCCTCTAGCCTTTCGGCATCCAGCTGGTCTTCTGCCTCTGCAATCGTGTGCAGCTGTTGTTCCTTGGCCATTTGTGCCTTTAAGGCTACAGGTATTTCCTGTAGGGAAGATATGGACTCCGCTCGCTCAGCGTCTAGCGGATAAGGCTTTGATTTTGCCCTTGGTATGGTCGGCTTGTACACCGTAGAAATCTGAACGGACGATAACGACTCAGCTCTCTCCGCATCAACGGGATAAGGTTCCGCGATGAAGGCAGAGTTATCGTAACTCTTCTGGACTGGAACAGCAGCGACCATAACGTCTCGCGTTTCAAGGATTTCCTCGGCTTCAGAGCCAGAAGATGGCGACTCGCTGGGATAGTCAGACGGAATTGTTTCAGATCGATCCCCTCCAGATCCGGAGAGTGGTGTGAGCAGGGCAGCTTCTGAACCAGATGTCGATAGAGCCATAGCACGTGGAATGCGTATGGGGTCGAACATAGACAACGTGCCCATAGTTGAGCCACTGAGTTTTGTGATCTCTGAAGCAGGTGCTGAGGGtatgcctttcttctttttgacCACTTTAATGTTGCGCTTCTTGAGACAATAGTACGCAATCCCGATTCCTAGTAGAAGAAGCGTGAGGAAGAGCAAGGCGCAGATGATGAGAAGAAGTTCCACTTCGGATAGCTTTGGTCTGTTCGCTGATTGTAGAGGT of Ornithodoros turicata isolate Travis unplaced genomic scaffold, ASM3712646v1 ctg00000916.1, whole genome shotgun sequence contains these proteins:
- the LOC135375704 gene encoding titin-like — encoded protein: MKLSSSSLGVVVLAVAVKLCWSQEGTRDDSHVENVVHKAVADEFSSEILTNRTRAYLSCASGEMVVKLNFSEPFRGITYVDYDKTSPCKFYGDGSKYYELRIPLKGCGTKQEAPRVFINNIIVRFHRSLELEEDEIKTIICRYPPPLAPPPPSIIAPVLEPLPPLQSANRPKLSEVELLLIICALLFLTLLLLGIGIAYYCLKKRNIKVVKKKKGIPSAPASEITKLSGSTMGTLSMFDPIRIPRAMALSTSGSEAALLTPLSGSGGDRSETIPSDYPSESPSSGSEAEEILETRDVMVAAVPVQKSYDNSAFIAEPYPVDAERAESLSSVQISTVYKPTIPRAKSKPYPLDAERAESISSLQEIPVALKAQMAKEQQLHTIAEAEDQLDAERLEESYAAVSLEQGRPPTTYRIAPPVQTRLRRKEEPRPPSIYGSIPDNDNRAASEIMEIVPTARPPSVSTYAPSIYGSIPDNDICSQSELEALPDVRPYEKRPKLTTQTLTDYLINTQNLTEVQEDITKRRRAVLHRPPPPPASPPPPSSPPPESEIPDTSMSEITAIPEMTIVPRKPKITVQNIDEVFVTTEHETVATEHVVKRTRDTTEQLMKIPQSPPQSPPESPPQLDVTIRHYPPTSGEATGRPSSTSPMPSPPPGTARGPLTTTTYETTDVINATSTTDIRDITRTLEETSTLHYQQPPKPSVASITSTPLPQWDVLVRVLSPPTIEGVDELTPDVREKWRTIITEDTVFRTLIHEATTVEEYYRVTHDVRYETLFDSRTWDIIIRVLTYPDYVYPPIQPELRPPRYRKNSDQLPRRKSSLPPVLGTAIPADLRSLPESYRSNSIPDFDMRSMTEIDVDFSRLERESIASSDTMTTGRSIIDRATSEFMEDIPIMEGRRDSVDSYLPVVERLTAHPAEPGFSDFDTDDARSDVTFDIPDLPYGAQGASRTFVERTSHQLLQDVPGGQSRMTSDQFRMQSSRVVTSRGVERPGSVDGREEIKSITEKDVYDWMR